In Halomonas denitrificans, one DNA window encodes the following:
- the msrB gene encoding peptide-methionine (R)-S-oxide reductase MsrB, which produces MKRRHLLSGAVAGAVAGSVAAGVAGRLLAQDDSAAIPAAPDAESSGDSPAPPVEYTLEDWRRVLPEDRYDILFRERTERAGSSSLNDEKRDGTYICAACYQPLFSSAHKYESGTGWPSFWRPIAEEAIDTKRDFKLIWPRTEYHCSRCGGHQGHVFDDGPEPTGQRWCNNGLALRFVPQGDALPELRG; this is translated from the coding sequence ATGAAACGACGACATCTCCTTTCCGGCGCCGTTGCAGGCGCCGTCGCGGGATCGGTCGCCGCCGGCGTTGCCGGCCGGCTGCTGGCCCAGGACGATTCGGCGGCCATCCCGGCCGCGCCCGATGCGGAATCCTCGGGCGATTCCCCGGCACCGCCCGTGGAATACACGCTGGAAGACTGGCGCCGTGTCCTGCCCGAAGACCGCTACGACATCCTGTTCCGCGAACGCACGGAGCGGGCCGGCTCGAGCTCTCTCAACGACGAGAAGCGCGACGGCACCTACATCTGCGCGGCCTGCTACCAGCCGCTGTTCTCCAGCGCGCACAAGTACGAGTCCGGCACCGGCTGGCCCAGCTTCTGGCGGCCGATCGCCGAGGAGGCGATCGACACCAAGCGCGATTTCAAGCTGATCTGGCCGCGCACCGAGTACCACTGCAGCCGCTGCGGCGGGCACCAGGGCCACGTGTTCGACGACGGCCCCGAGCCGACCGGCCAGCGCTGGTGCAACAACGGCCTGGCGCTTCGCTTCGTACCGCAGGGCGACGCCCTGCCGGAGCTGCGCGGATGA
- a CDS encoding TonB-dependent receptor, whose protein sequence is MTIKRHALAHAIAHAIALSLAAATASVHAQDRTAEPEPEAVELDTLEVRVLPQGGTALDATQPVDVIVGEELDDQKESTLGETLDGELGVHSTYFGPGAGRPIIRGLGGNRVRVTEDGLNAQDASALSPDHAVSAEPLLVDRIEILRGPATLLYGSTASGGVVNLVDNRIPEQRQAFSAAAEVRGNTAADERAGVFRVDGGVGAFQFHVDGFQRETDDYEIPGFALSAEERAELDADELDELEPGILENSAQESEGGTLGVSLVGDWGFVGVAWKDFETLYGIPGGHEHGHEEDHGDDDHGDEDHGEEEEAISIDLDQSRYEFRGGLWQPVDVLDEVRVKFARTDYRHVELEGDEIGTTFDVEASEFRIEARHAPIGRLTGVIGFQFEDTELLAVGEEAFIPGTDTQSKGLFLIEELDLDAVTLSGGVRFQQDEIKLTDSVLADGTREREFDLLTLSAGAVWRFAPTWQASANWQLSERAPTQEELFADGPHVATQAFEIGDPSLSEETSNNVDIGLHKYAGPFHFRADLFYNDIDDFVYLANTQDVEDGLPVQVWSQADAEFWGLEAEASLKLPESSAGQFELRVFGDTVEADIDAGNGNVPRLSPTRLGTGFDWHRGGWRANVAYTRVFEVDDVAEFESETDGYNMLTANLAYGWTMGAADVEVFLKGANLLDETQRVHTSFLKDDAPLPGLNVTAGLRARF, encoded by the coding sequence ATGACCATCAAACGACACGCTCTTGCCCACGCGATTGCCCACGCGATCGCCCTCTCGCTGGCCGCCGCGACCGCCTCCGTCCATGCCCAGGACCGGACCGCCGAGCCCGAACCCGAGGCCGTCGAACTCGACACGCTCGAGGTCCGCGTACTGCCGCAGGGCGGCACGGCGCTGGACGCGACCCAGCCGGTCGACGTCATCGTGGGCGAGGAACTGGACGACCAGAAGGAATCCACGCTCGGCGAAACGCTGGACGGCGAACTCGGCGTTCACTCGACCTATTTCGGCCCCGGCGCCGGCCGACCGATCATCCGCGGCCTCGGCGGCAACCGGGTCCGGGTCACCGAGGACGGCCTCAACGCCCAGGACGCTTCGGCGCTGAGCCCGGACCACGCGGTCTCGGCCGAGCCGCTGCTGGTCGACCGGATCGAGATCCTCCGCGGGCCGGCCACCCTGCTCTATGGCTCGACCGCGTCCGGCGGCGTGGTCAACCTGGTCGACAACCGCATTCCCGAGCAGCGCCAGGCCTTCAGCGCGGCCGCCGAAGTGCGCGGCAACACGGCCGCCGACGAGCGTGCCGGGGTGTTCCGGGTTGACGGCGGCGTGGGCGCCTTCCAGTTCCACGTCGACGGCTTCCAGCGCGAGACCGACGACTACGAGATCCCGGGCTTCGCGCTGTCGGCCGAAGAGCGCGCCGAGCTCGACGCGGATGAGCTCGACGAACTGGAGCCGGGCATTCTCGAGAACAGCGCCCAGGAAAGCGAAGGCGGCACGCTCGGCGTTTCCCTGGTCGGCGACTGGGGCTTCGTCGGTGTGGCGTGGAAGGATTTCGAGACGCTGTACGGCATTCCGGGCGGCCACGAACACGGCCACGAGGAAGACCACGGTGACGACGACCATGGCGACGAGGACCACGGCGAAGAAGAGGAAGCGATCTCGATCGACCTGGACCAGTCGCGCTACGAGTTCCGCGGCGGGCTGTGGCAGCCCGTCGATGTTCTCGACGAGGTCCGCGTGAAGTTCGCCCGCACCGACTACCGGCACGTCGAGCTCGAAGGCGACGAGATCGGCACGACCTTCGACGTCGAGGCCTCCGAGTTCCGGATCGAGGCGCGTCACGCGCCGATCGGCCGCCTGACCGGCGTGATCGGATTCCAGTTCGAGGACACGGAGCTGCTGGCCGTCGGCGAGGAAGCCTTCATCCCGGGTACCGATACCCAGTCCAAGGGCCTGTTCCTGATCGAGGAACTCGACCTCGATGCGGTCACGCTGTCCGGCGGGGTCCGCTTCCAGCAGGACGAAATCAAGCTGACCGACAGCGTGCTGGCCGACGGCACACGGGAGCGGGAGTTCGATCTCCTGACCCTGTCGGCAGGCGCCGTGTGGCGCTTCGCACCAACCTGGCAGGCGAGCGCCAACTGGCAGCTCTCGGAGCGCGCGCCGACCCAGGAAGAACTGTTCGCCGACGGGCCCCACGTGGCCACCCAGGCCTTCGAGATCGGCGACCCGTCGCTGTCCGAGGAGACCTCGAACAACGTCGACATCGGCCTGCACAAGTACGCCGGGCCGTTCCACTTCCGCGCCGACCTGTTCTACAACGACATCGACGACTTCGTCTACCTGGCCAACACGCAGGACGTCGAGGACGGCCTGCCGGTCCAGGTCTGGAGCCAGGCCGATGCCGAGTTCTGGGGCCTTGAAGCCGAGGCCAGCCTGAAGCTGCCCGAGTCCTCGGCCGGGCAGTTCGAACTGCGCGTCTTCGGCGACACGGTCGAGGCCGACATCGACGCGGGCAACGGCAACGTGCCGCGCTTGTCCCCGACCCGGCTCGGCACCGGCTTCGACTGGCACCGGGGCGGCTGGCGCGCGAACGTGGCCTACACCCGCGTGTTCGAGGTCGATGACGTCGCCGAGTTCGAGAGCGAAACCGACGGCTACAACATGCTGACCGCGAACCTGGCCTACGGCTGGACGATGGGCGCGGCAGACGTCGAAGTCTTTCTCAAGGGCGCGAACCTGCTGGACGAAACGCAGCGGGTCCACACCTCGTTCCTGAAGGACGACGCGCCCCTGCCCGGCCTGAACGTCACCGCCGGCCTGCGCGCCCGCTTCTGA
- the msrA gene encoding peptide-methionine (S)-S-oxide reductase MsrA, whose protein sequence is MSLRTRTLLISIGLLAGLVVPPATAEERVATFGGGCFWCMEPPFDELDGVLSTTSGYMGGTVQQPTYEQVTRGGTGHVEVVQVRYDDDRVSYEDLLHVYWRNVDPLTDNRQFCDAGESYRPVIFAHTPNQREAAEASKRALVESDRFDRPIVVPIEDADTFWPAEGYHQDYYRKNPVRYKFYRWNCGRQARLEELWGDEAGG, encoded by the coding sequence ATGAGCCTGCGAACGCGTACGTTGCTGATCTCGATCGGGCTGCTCGCGGGGCTGGTCGTTCCGCCGGCGACGGCCGAAGAACGCGTGGCGACCTTCGGCGGTGGCTGCTTCTGGTGCATGGAACCGCCCTTCGACGAACTCGACGGCGTGCTCTCGACGACGTCGGGCTACATGGGCGGTACGGTCCAGCAACCCACCTACGAGCAGGTCACGCGCGGCGGGACGGGCCATGTGGAAGTCGTCCAGGTTCGCTACGACGACGACCGGGTGTCCTACGAGGACCTGCTGCACGTCTACTGGCGAAACGTCGATCCGCTGACCGACAACCGCCAGTTCTGCGATGCCGGTGAAAGCTACCGGCCGGTGATCTTTGCCCACACGCCGAACCAGCGCGAAGCGGCCGAGGCGTCGAAGCGGGCACTGGTCGAGTCCGACCGCTTCGATCGGCCGATTGTCGTGCCGATCGAGGACGCCGACACGTTCTGGCCGGCCGAGGGCTACCACCAGGACTACTACCGGAAGAACCCGGTGCGCTACAAGTTCTACCGCTGGAACTGCGGGCGCCAGGCGCGGCTCGAGGAACTCTGGGGCGACGAGGCGGGCGGCTGA